Proteins encoded in a region of the Clarias gariepinus isolate MV-2021 ecotype Netherlands unplaced genomic scaffold, CGAR_prim_01v2 scaffold_38, whole genome shotgun sequence genome:
- the atoh1c gene encoding transcription factor atoh7, with the protein MARHSGPFIVQEAFAESRLDKPDWSVSGLRLPAEYERRRRRLAANARERRRMLGLNVAFERLRSVIPRLQSDRRLSKSETLQMAQIYIGTLSEMLQNRAQAPDQISDTENGAGKAEDGAGRDSDACSGGRDEDPLQHELKGDTDIWERTSGVK; encoded by the coding sequence ATGGCTCGACACAGCGGACCTTTCATCGTACAGGAAGCGTTTGCAGAGAGTCGCCTGGACAAACCCGACTGGAGTGTCTCTGGACTCCGCCTTCCCGCCGAGTACGAACGGAGGAGACGGAGGCTAGCGGCGAACGCCCGCGAGCGCCGGAGGATGCTGGGACTGAACGTGGCGTTCGAGCGGCTGCGTAGCGTCATCCCGCGACTGCAGAGCGACCGGAGGCTCTCCAAATCAGAGACGCTGCAGATGGCGCAGATCTACATCGGAACTCTGAGCGAGATGCTACAAAACAGAGCGCAGGCCCCGGACCAGATCTCGGACACGGAGAACGGCGCGGGCAAAGCCGAGGACGGCGCGGGACGGGACTCTGACGCGTGTAGTGGAGGACGGGACGAGGATCCGCTGCAGCACGAGCTCAAAGGTGACACGGACATCTGGGAACGGACCAGCGGCGTGAAGTAG
- the waplb gene encoding wings apart-like protein homolog produces the protein MTSRIVKTYSRKAGDGTSKFDEVLSNKRATLSTKWGETTYKAQLGSKRPGMKADRPDRTKKPKMAEDDGSEDPFGFDSDDESKPVSSRNASKSSPSKAGSVEAGLTLEPNSRVNQPVSAEAAAPGRNPTRTLSTLGAEKSSARVPEDSGKFFSSSMSGKTQSWNDTERHSYSWYKIASESDRRPLAQTTTLKWEKSEDEDSFDAWGAIVGLGSRSTSPFSVSRDPTSSSSLLTKPPPEARVIEVGQGDLELPVEPSESEDHSQSLLRTSNCRTYCRPNKNKPSALGGSSNSDGAGSAKAGDGEGKRRGWMRDYTVLHPSSMSACNVTIQDSMERGMEEYTPSAPPADPGETGRLRKKVEPETKPARSKPTQSKTKKESKLDLFGFDDGDAALLEGDSASSGSSNYKIKYFGFDDLSESDSGGEENEDKPRKTKRKAPAPASGGASVDHPRPKASQENSSTDPLEMPEVILRSTSEEPKRPQVKPQEKVRESSRRIFSGPKRSPTKAVYNARHWNQPEPEELPPPPPSASQAAPASSSSSSKESNSHKGDEGVFKTPPLPPKVTKSVTVPTEPYQDTVTALKCRKEHKELYTVVQHVKHFNDVVEFGENQEFTDDFEYLATGLKSGQPLNTRCLSVISLATRCALPSFRMHLRARGKVAQVFKTLNDAPQQPNLALCTASLMYILSRDRLNMDLDRASLELMIRLLELEQDKTADSQLSAKEMSKVKERIRKLCETVHNKHLDLENITTGHLAMETLLSLTSKRAGDWFKEELRLLGGLDHIVDKVKECVENLSCEDDQENLVASLWGAERCLRVLESVTVHNPENQAYLIAYKDSQLIVSSAKALRHCEEMIQRYNRDTSRSLSGSSKPHCSVGKAVQDCMRAVIGVLLNLTHDNEWGSTKTGEQEDLIITALNCVLRVPQYLPQEQRFDIRVLGLGLLINLVEYSARNRHCLVEMEMDGGEPWESICVSGKEELKTEGSLSAIAALVKLFLQREHAAVLAEAETDDFINDVPTEALDQSGEWQETSGEIQWVASEDKGTEDTKKKKDEEEEELDLNKALQHAGKHMEDSIVASYTALLLGCLCQGSPMNVSTVRENLPKGDFSIMTEMLKKFLNFMNLTCDIGTTGQKSISRVIDYLEHC, from the exons ATGACGTCTCGAATCGTGAAAACCTACAGCCGCAAGGCGGGCGACGGGACGTCCAAGTTCGACGAGGTTCTGTCCAACAAGCGCGCCACGCTCAGCACCAAATGGGGCGAGACCACGTACAAAGCCCAGTTGGGCTCCAAGAGACCCGGGATGAAGGCGGACAGACCCGACCGCACCAAGAAGCCCAAGATGGCGGAGGACGACGGCTCAGAGGACCCGTTCGGGTTCGACAGTGATGACGAGTCGAAGCCGGTGTCATCCCGTAACGCGTCCAAGTCGTCCCCATCCAAGGCGGGTTCTGTGGAAGCCGGGCTGACCCTGGAGCCCAACAGCAGAGTGAACCAGCCCGTCAGTGCAGAGGCGGCGGCACCCGGCCGGAACCCTACCCGCACTTTGTCCACCCTCGGTGCAGAGAAGAGCTCCGCTCGGGTACCAGAGGACTCAGGGAAGTTCTTTAGCAGCTCCATGTCAG GCAAGACCCAGAGCTGGAACGACACGGAACGTCACAGCTACTCGTGGTATAAGATCGCTTCAGAGAGCGACCGCAGACCGCTAGCCCAGACCACCACCCTGAAGTGGGAAAAATCAGAAGACGAGGATTCGTTCGACGCGTGGGGCGCTATCGTTGGACTGGGCTCACGCTCCACATCGCCGTTCTCCGTCTCCAGAGACCCGACGTCCAGCAGCAGCCTTCTGACCAAACCCCCTCCCGAGGCCCGCGTCATCGAGGTCGGACAGGGAGACCTGGAGCTCCCGGTGGAGCCCTCGGAATCGGAAGACCACTCGCAGTCGCTGCTCAGGACCTCCAACTGCAGGACGTACTGCAGACCCAACAAAAACAAGCCATCCGCCCTCGGGGGCTCGTCCAACAGCGACGGCGCGGGGTCCGCGAAGGCCGGAGACGGTGAGGGCAAGAGGCGGGGCTGGATGAGGGACTACACAGTCCTGCATCCGTCCAGCATGTCCGCCTGCAACGTCACCATTCAGGACTCCATGGAGCGCGGGATGGAGGAGTACACGCCCAGCGCCCCGCCGGCTGATCCGGGAGAGACAGGACGGCTGAGGAAGAAAGTCGAGCCTGAGACCAAACCTGCCAG GTCCAAACCCACTCAGAGCAAGACCAAAAAGGAGAGCAAACTGGACCTGTTCGGCTTCGACGACGGAGACGCCGCTTTACTGGAAGGAGACTCCGCCTCTTCAGGCAGCTCCAACTACAAGATCAAATACTTTGGCTTTGATGATCTGAGCGAGAGCGACAGCGGGGGGGAGGAGAATGAAGACAAGCCGAGGAAGACCAAGAGGAAGGCTCCTGCACCGGCGTCCGGAGGGGCGAGTGTGGACCATCCAAGACCTAAAGCATCTCAGGAGAACAGCAGCACAG ATCCTCTGGAGATGCCTGAGGTGATCTTGCGCTCCACGTCTGAGGAGCCGAAGAGGCCTCAGGTCAAACCTCAGGAGAAAGTCAGGGAGAGCAGCAGGAGGATCTTCAGTGGACCCAAACGG tCTCCCACTAAAGCTGTGTATAATGCAAGACACTGGAACCAACCAGAACCTGAAGAgctgcctcctcctcctccatctgCATCACAGGCTGCTCCG gCCTCTTCCTCCAGCAGCAGTAAAGAGTCAAACTCTCATAAGGGAGACGAGGGTGTGTTTAAGACTCCGCCCCTGCCACCTAAAGTCACCAAGTCGGTCACTGTGCCCACTGAGCCTTATCAGGACACCGTCACTGCACTGAAATGCCGCAAAGAGCACAAGgag ttatatacagtggtgCAGCACGTGAAGCACTTCAATGACGTGGTGGAGTTCGGAGAGAACCAGGAGTTCACGGACGATTTCGAGtacctggctacgggcctgaaGAGCGGCCAGCCCCTCAACACCCGCTGCCTTAG tgtTATTAGCCTGGCGACACGTTGTGCCCTGCCCAGCTTCCGCATGCACCTTCGTGCCCGGGGCAAAGTGGCGCAAGTCTTTAAGACCCTCAATGATGCCCCCCAGCAACCT aaCCTGGCTCTATGCACGGCTTCCCTGATGTACATCCTGAGTCGGGACCGGTTGAACATGGACCTGGACCGGGCCAGTCTGGAGCTGATGATCCGGCTGCTGGAGCTCGAGCAGGACAAGACGGCAGACAGCCAGCTCTCCGCCAAAGAGATGAGCAAAGTGAAGGAGCGGATCCGCAAGCTCTGCGAGACCGTGCACAACAAGCACCTGGACCTGGAGAACATCACG acgggGCATCTGGCCATGGAAACGTTGTTATCTCTAACATCGAAACGAGCAGGAGACTGGTTCAAAGAGGAGCTCCGGTTACTGGGGGGACTTGACCACATCGTagacaaag tgaaagagtgtgtggagAACCTGAGCTGTGAGGATGATCAGGAGAACCTGGTGGCCTCACTCTGGGGGGCTGAGAGGTGTCTGCGTGTCCTGGAGAGT GTCACCGTGCACAACCCAGAGAACCAGGCCTACCTGATTGCCTACAAAGACTCCCAGCTCATCGTCTCTTCAGCTAA ggccCTGCGTCACTGCGAGGAGATGATCCAGCGCTACAACCGGGACACGAGCAGGAGTTTGTCGGGGTCGTCGAAGCCCCACTGCAGTGTTGGTAAAGCGGTGCAGGACTGCATGAGAGCGGTGATCGGGGTCCTGCTCAACCTCACACACGACAACG agtggGGAAGCACAAAGACAGGAGAGCAGGAGGACTTGATCATCACGGCGCTGAACTGTGTGCTCAGGGTTCCTCAGTATCTGCCTCAGGAgcagcgcttcgacatcagagTGCTG ggtCTGGGTCTGCTGATCAACTTGGTGGAGTACAGTGCGCGTAACAGACACTGTCTGGTGGAGATGGAGATGGATGGAGGCGAGCCCTGGGAGTCCATATGTGTGTCAGGCAAAGAAGAGCTGAAGACTGAGGGCTCACTGAGCGCCATCGCTGCACTGGTGAAG ctgttcCTCCAGCGTGAGCACGCCGCCGTCCTGGCCGAGGCAGAGACTGATGACTTCATCAACGACGTGCCCACAGAGGCGCTGGACCAGAGCGGGGAGTGGCAGGAGACGTCCGGAGAGATCCAGTGGGTGGCGTCGGAGGACAAGGGGACAGAGGAcacgaagaagaagaaagacgaggaggaggaggagctggaCCTCAACAAAg CTCTCCAGCATGCAGGGAAGCACATGGAGGACAGCATCGTGGCCTCGTACACTGCACTGCTACTGGGCTGCCTGTGCCAGGGAAGCCCT ATGAACGTGAGTACTGTGCGTGAGAACCTCCCCAAGGGTGACTTCTCCATAATGACAGAGATGCTCAAGAAGTTTCTAAACTTCATGAATCTCACT TGTGACATAGGCACCACGGGCCAGAAGTCCATCTCTCGGGTCATCGATTACCTCGAGCACTGCTAG